The Hippoglossus hippoglossus isolate fHipHip1 chromosome 21, fHipHip1.pri, whole genome shotgun sequence genome contains a region encoding:
- the LOC117754966 gene encoding protein FAM237A-like gives MVPVLLNAPLAAVFILSSMCAVPLRGQKPGQVDPLAAQRSNPKCWDSSSALLLEMRSPRIADTVPAFWDLMVFLRASDNSKHTDLFWDLARVFWDMYVDCVLSRSHGLGRRHVTAVHSLITDKSFRFNSSGLNSQSWLSVRVRRRGHMKTLKTKPKSNKHYHK, from the exons ATGGTCCCTGTGCTCCTGAACGCACCGTTGGCCGCAGTGTTTATACTGAGCTCCATGTGTGCCGTGCCGCTCCGGGGCCAGAAGCCGGGTCAGGTGGACCCCCTGGCGGCCCAGCGCTCCAACCCGAAGTGCTGGGACTCCTCCTCGGCGCTGCTGCTGGAGATGCGCTCCCCGAGGATCGCAGACACGGTGCCCGCCTTCTGGGACCTAATGGTTTTCCTCAGGGCGTCagacaacagcaaacacacggATCTCTTCTGGGACCTGGCCCGGGTCTTCTGGGACATGTACGTGGACTGTGTGCTGTCCAGGAGCCACGGCCTGGGCCGGAGACACGTCACCGCCGTACACTCCCTCATCACTGACA AGTCCTTCAGGTTCAACAGCTCCGGCTTGAACTCTCAGTCGTGGCTcagtgtcagagtgagacgcagAGGACACATGAAGACCCTGAAGACCAAAcccaaatcaaacaaacattacCACAAATAA